A genomic stretch from Coffea arabica cultivar ET-39 chromosome 10c, Coffea Arabica ET-39 HiFi, whole genome shotgun sequence includes:
- the LOC140015732 gene encoding protein FAR1-RELATED SEQUENCE 5-like — protein MDCSKLAENGTPELGMEFNSEEDAYKFYNKYAFKMGFSVRKDYLNKDKDGMTTSRRYSCCKEGVKRKYEGDVMPKRTRAPTKTGCGAKMVIVLFRGTMKYRVHDLVLEHNHELHIAQCAHMMPSQRKVSVAQGFQTEISEDAGFSLKQSHELMGTEAGGMGNVGYTRDDLKRYLRTRRERSLKYGEAGSMLNYFQEQTLENPSFFHAVQLDCEEQITNIFWADAGMLIDYNFFGDVVTFDTTYKTNKEYRPLGVFVGFNQHRQIVIFGAALMYDETIDSFKWVFGTFLEAMCGKHPSTILTDQDHAMAAALSIVMPETFHDLCTFHIRRNFMKHLGNHYKENSDLPYMFGACMYEFQEVEQFNRVWEAMVKKHNLENNEWLSGLYKIRDKWARCMMKERWTAGMRSTQLSESLNAAIKNHLKLDHDLVQFFRHFNQVVDEKRHNELIAEYEMRQKLPMVGLRQTPMLVHASETYSPTVFVAFQNEYGESTAMVILRQQDAAMFVEFTVMRYDGGPERTVVFNRNDLSVRCSCKKYENEGILCGHALKVFDTVGIKIIPPEYIKRRWTKRARAGDCFDRRGQEVVADPKVMISTRYRELAPAMIKVATRAAMSKDTSKVAITVISDLSKRVELLLSESEEQHLQNQKNLNMEERDKIEIVNEMGEAVVARDIKKRGGGKKSKVMRSWVDKFDRVKRKSRLSRTTQTTVSESEPTSVSFEEYMFMGCRSSTDSVSTHSMSQTVNGPPNVVAPDTDESQTIHRLANQGPPASVPTEWMHLRFSIFFKHNSIRDVLMEERGIISTHCDVDAYHVFAPSPQGRNNTQGLQLRVDVASPQNEVDE, from the exons ATGGATTGCAGCAAATTGGCAGAAAATGGGACCCCTGAATTAGGAATGGAGTTCAACAGTGAAGAGGATGCGTACAAGTTTTACAACAAGTATGCCTTTAAAATGGGTTTCAGTGTACGTAAAGACTATCTGAATAAAGACAAAGACGGCATGACCACGTCTAGGAGATATAGTTGCTGCAAGGAAGGTGTGAAACGCAAGTACGAAGGTGATGTGATGCCAAAGAGGACACGAGCGCCGACGAAAACAGGGTGTGGAGCTAAGATGGTTATCGTGTTGTTTAGAGGGACAATGAAGTACCGTGTGCATGACCTTGTCTTAGAGCATAATCATGAGTTGCACATTGCTCAATGTGCTCACATGATGCCATCACAAAGAAAAGTGAGTGTGGCTCAAGGATTCCAAACTGAAATAAGCGAGGATGCTGGGTTTTCATTGAAACAGAGCCATGAGCTTATGGGAACGGAAGCAGGTGGGATGGGTAATGTGGGATATACTCGGGATGATCTTAAACGATATCTTCGAACAAGACGGGAAAGGAGCTTGAAATATGGAGAAGCAGGTAGCATGCTGAATTATTTTCAAGAGCAAACACTCGAGAATCCATCCTTTTTTCATGCCGTACAGCTGGACTGTGAAGAACAAATAACGAATATCTTTTGGGCTGATGCAGGAATGTTAATTGACTACAACTTTTTTGGAGACGTAGTCACATTCGAcacaacctacaaaacaaataaagaatacCGGCCACTTGGAGTATTTGTGGGTTTTAACCAGCATAGGCAAATTGTGATATTCGGTGCTGCCCTTATGTATGATGAGACGATAGATTCTTTCAAATGGGTGTTTGGTACATTTTTAGAAGCAATGTGCGGAAAACATCCAAGTACCATACTAACCGACCAAGATCACGCCATGGCAGCCGCTCTTTCAATTGTCATGCCTGAAACATTTCATGATCTATGTACGTTTCACATAAGGCGTAATTTTATGAAACATCTTGGCAATCATTACAAGGAAAATAGTGATCTTCCATACATGTTTGGTGCCTGCATGTATGAGTTTCAAGAAGTGGAACAATTCAATAGGGTGTGGGAGGCGATGGTGAAGAAACACAatcttgaaaataatgaatggCTCTCGGGGTTGTACAAAATTCGTGATAAATGGGCAAGGTGCATGATGAAAGAAAGATGGACTGCGGGAATGCGAAGCACCCAACTCAGCGAAAGCCTAAATGCAGCaattaaaaatcatttgaaactgGATCATGACCTTGTGCAGTTCTTTAGACATTTCAATCAGGTGGTTGATGAAAAGAGACATAATGAACTGATCGCAGAATATGAAATGAGGCAAAAGCTCCCCATGGTAGGGTTAAGGCAAACACCTATGCTTGTGCATGCATCAGAGACGTATTCACCAACCGTATTTGTTGCATTCCAAAATGAATATGGCGAGTCAACAGCTATGGTTATATTGAGACAACAAGATGCAGCGATGTTTGTGGAGTTTACGGTCATGAGGTATGATGGAGGACCTGAAAGAACAGTAGTATTCAATCGGAATGATCTAAGTGTACGTTGCAGTTGCAAAAAATACGAGAATGAAGGCATTTTATGTGGGCACGCGTTGAAGGTGTTTGATACCGTGGGCATAAAAATAATTCCTCCTGAATACATTAAGAGGCGATGGACAAAAAGAGCTCGGGCTGGAGATTGTTTTGATCGGCGAGGACAGGAAGTTGTGGCTGATCCTAAAGTCATGATTTCAACTCGTTATCGGGAGCTCGCTCCAGCCATGATTAAGGTCGCAACTCGAGCAGCAATGTCGAAGGACACCAGCAAAGTAGCAATCACTGTCATATCCGATTTGTCAAAGAGAGTTGAGCTCCTCCTCTCAGAAAGTGAAGAGCAACAtttgcaaaatcaaaaaaatctgaATATGGAGGAAcgagataaaattgaaattgtaaatgaaATGGGGGAGGCAGTAGTCGCAAGAGACATTAAAAAACGAGGCGGTGGGAAGAAAAGTAAAGTGATGCGAAGTTGGGTCGATAAATTTGACAgagtaaaaagaaaatctagATTATCAAGAACTACACAGACTACg GTCTCAGAATCGGAGCCGACATCGGTTTCATTTGAGGAATACATGTTTATGGGATGCCGTTCATCTACTGACTCTGTTTCG ACGCATTCAATGAGTCAGACAGTGAATGGCCCTCCAAATGTTGTTGCTCCCGATACCGATGAAAGTCAAACG atCCACCGTTTGGCTAATCAGGGGCCTCCTGCAAGTGTCCCTACAGAATGGATGCATCTcagattttctatttttttcaagcATAACTCCATCAGAGATGTCTTAATG GAGGAGCGTGGGATAATTTCAACACACTGTGATGTTGATGCATATCATGTATTTGCACCATCACCTCAG GGAAGAAATAACACACAGGGATTGCAACTACGCGTTGACGTCGCCTCCCCCCAAAATGAGGTTGATGAATGA